The window AATAAAAAGAGTGGGGTATTGGGGTTAACCAAAGGATTTAGTAGTGATATGAGGGATATTGAAGATAATGCAATTGAAGGTGATCCAGTATGTAGATTGGCATTTGATATATATGAATATAGAATTGCAAAGTATATTGGAGCATATGTTGCTGCAATGAACGGTGTTGATGCAATAGTATTTACTGCTGGTGTTGGTGAAAATTCACCTATAATGAGAGAAGAAATAATTGAAAACTATCTTGGATATTTAGGAATAGAAGTTGATAAAGAGGCAAATAAAATAAGAGGTGAAGAAAAGATTATTTCCACAAAAGATTCAAAGGTAACAGTTATGGTAGTGCCGACGAATGAGGAATTAATGATAGCCAGAGATACAAAGGAAATAATCGAAAAAGGATTGGATGAATTAAAAATATAATATAAAAAAATGAGAAGGCAAAAGCCTTCTCATTTTTTTGTTATGTTAAATTTTTTATTATAAAAGTGTTATAATTATATTAGAGAATATGTAATGTATTAGTTTATAGGCTGTCTAAAAAGTCTCAAATTCACTCAGGCAGTTTGACTACATATCATCAAATATCCGTGGTAGCGTGTAACACCGCAGATGTGCACTTATAGCAGGAGGTAAAAATTATGATAAAAACAATTAATTTAAAAAAAATTTATAAAAATGAAGGTGCAGAGGTTCATGCTTTGAAAGGAATAAATCTGGAAATTAAAAATGGTGAGATGGTTTCTATCTTAGGGCCATCTGGTTCTGGTAAATCTACACTTTTAAATTGTTTATCTGGAATAGATAAGCCAACAGAAGGAAAGGTTATTATAAACGATGTTGATATAACCTCTTTAAAGGATGATGAATTAACAACTTTTAGAGCAAAAAATATGGGATTTATATTTCAATTTTTTAATTTAATACCTGTATTAAATGCTGTGGAAAATGTTGAATTGCCTTTATTAATACTTGGTTATAATGAAAAAGAGGCCAGAGAGAAATCAGAACAAATGTTAATAGAAGTGGGATTAAAAGATAGGATGAAAAATTTTCCCAATATGTTAAGTGGTGGAGAAGCACAAAGGGTAGCAATTGCCCGAGCTCTTGTTGCGGAACCAAAGATTATATGGGCTGATGAACCAACAGGAGCTCTTGATACAAAAACAGGAATAACAATTATGAATTTAATAAAAGAATTAAATGAAAAAAATAAACAAACATTTGTTATTGTTACCCATGATCCTAGAATTACAGAATATACTCAAAGAATTCTGAAAATGGATAGTGGATGGTTATCTGAATGAAATGAGGTGATCTCATGGTTATTATATTGTTATTAATAATAGTAGTAATTTTAGTATTCTTTTTTGTAAAAGCATCTTTTAGTCCCCATATTTTGAAAATATCCTTTAGAAATATATTTAGAATAAAAAGAGAATCATTTTTAATGATTTTAGGGTCAATGATAGGTACTGCATTCATTATAGGGTCATTAGGTATGAATGATTCCTTTAAAAATTATATATATAAAAGCGTTGATTTGTATTTTGGTGAAATTGATGAAGTTATAAATTCAAAGGTTAGTATAAATTATGATGATATTAAACCATTTATAGAAAAATTAGAAAAAGAAGATTTGATAGATGGTGTTATTCCTATTTATTTTAAGTTGTTTCCTGTAACAAAAAAAGGAAATATTAGAGGGTTGAAAATTTCTGAA is drawn from Marinitoga sp. 1197 and contains these coding sequences:
- a CDS encoding ABC transporter ATP-binding protein gives rise to the protein MIKTINLKKIYKNEGAEVHALKGINLEIKNGEMVSILGPSGSGKSTLLNCLSGIDKPTEGKVIINDVDITSLKDDELTTFRAKNMGFIFQFFNLIPVLNAVENVELPLLILGYNEKEAREKSEQMLIEVGLKDRMKNFPNMLSGGEAQRVAIARALVAEPKIIWADEPTGALDTKTGITIMNLIKELNEKNKQTFVIVTHDPRITEYTQRILKMDSGWLSE